The Gambusia affinis linkage group LG05, SWU_Gaff_1.0, whole genome shotgun sequence region tttttactcatcagccaggattttacttttccaacagctttaagtctgtttctgctgttagagactgatatatttttgcagaacaaagaaatagtggaaatttccagaaggtgagaattttggaggtgaaatgtttaaatatttttatttaagaatcttgttaTCGATCATCTCAGGTTttccctgatgtcagattttttcttcttgctggctccttttcaatcaagtttatttgtgtagcacatttcagcaacagtgCAGTTTCAAAGTGCAACCAGCATGAAGTTAAttattaacaatatttattgttacacaCATAAGAGGATTCCTTATTAACTTTACCCATTCATTGTCTATCCAATAATGTTCGACCCAAATTTCAGGCAAACAAATCCACATAAAACACTACAATGTTCACTGCAAACTTAAGATGCACTTGATTCACTGCAAAATGATCACATGCAATCCAAACTCAAGATCACACCAAACAGGATTGGGTCTTAACTATTTAAGATTAACAGTGACATGGGATATAAATAATCGGGGAAGTGATccaaaaacaggacaaaaacaaaataaatgaaaagttgtTAGCCCAGTCTTACAAACACTAGGGGGAGACAAACAATCCAAAACTGGGCGGactaacaaaaaagaaagtcaaactctaaaatgacagcaggaagcagtgataaaaactgtaaaaaacaaaaatataaaagttactAAATGCTTATTAAAtcactttaatcaaatcaaTCTAAAACACTGCATACCTGCATCTTATAAACCAGCACTCTAAAGTCAAACTTGATGTAGCAGATCTGGTGCAGACCtaccagataaaaacaatatgaaaaataaaaacaaactattcaatctgattaaaagagaaatgtatAAGCCTaccgggctgcacagtggcgcagttggtagagctgttgccttgcagcaagaaggtcctgggttcgattcccggcccggggtctttctgcatggagtttgcatgttctccctgtgcatggtgggttctctccgggttctccggcttcctcccacagtccaaaaatatgactgtcaggttaattggtctctaaattctccctaggtgtgagtgtgtgtgtttgtgtgtgtgtgtgtgtgaatggttgtgtgtcctgtctgtctctgtgttgccctgcgacagactggcgacctgtccagggtgacccccgcaaccctcctgaccccattagggtcaAGGaagaccagaaaatggatggatggatggatacagtgtcaatgtttgatattttagcATGAacacattatttactttattaaacaaCATGACACCAAGTTccactgttatttttattctttgccattttaaccaaaacattaaaatattaagacaTAAGGCATACATAAAAGGCATACTTTATTAGCCTAAAGTATACACTGAGATGTAACTTAAAACATACtgtaattaataatttaaagtaagctttcagtgacttttaaaaaattctattttgagcatatattttaaaatatacacaaaatatctgacaattttaaatctctttttaaaGATACTCTTGAACAAGAGTATGTTTACACTTGggcaaatacatattttgctCACTTaaagtataaatttatttaatatatttcttaaaagtgtattttggtGCAGTTAtatttaagtgtgtttaaagttataatgtcaaaattggTACAAGCATACTTTTACTACacttcatatatatttataggtAGTACACTTAATACTTAGCATACTCAAAATATACTTTCACAAATGTAAGTATGTTTGAAATATACTAAAGTATACTTTCTTTACTAGGGTTCTCCTGGTGGTGTTCTCTATGTGGGTAAAGAAACTAGGACCCATCATGTTTGTATGCACTACTAACTAATGGATACAAACCTAAACTTGTCATGTTGGATTTAAGTTTCTTGACATGCAGGTTCACACATCAGACCAGAGACTTCTTATTTCGGAAGTTTATTACAATCAGCCTTGATCGGATTTATTCCAGATCGCTCTCTGGAGTCGTGAGCGGCTCGCCGGCTTAACGGGTTTCCCAGGCGGAGGGGGgcgcagaggaagaggagaggatgCAGGTAGGTGCCAAGTCTCCGGGCTGGAGGCGGTGATCAGTCCGTGATTCGAGCCTTGGCTTGACGGGGCTCCGGGCTGGATCCAGACCGACAATCGGGGTCTGTGGATAGCAGAAGACAGAATAACTTGAAATAACTGTGACAAGATCTTCAGGTTGACTCTGACCAACAAGTGGGGACCATCGACGACTGACAGCTCCACCGCTTCTTAAGAGGTCATCAGCCGATTGGTGGAATCCGCTTCAGGTGCGCCAGCCCGTCAGAACTCTCCCACAAAGATCATCTATGGGAAGAGTTCTCACACCAAACTGAATCCTAACAAAACTGTGCGTAGTATCAATAAAGTTATCTGTCCCTTTAACCTTGTTTGGATTCAGTGTATCCAAGTTTCCACAGAAGACAATTCTCTTTTGGTAAATCTTAGCAAACAATGTTTCCATGTAGTTTGTGAAGACTTCAGTGTCAgatgctgctgctctgtgcaCATAACtgattataatatttttctgcttctcaaaCTGGATTTCAATAGTAATGCATTCCATTACATCATCAATTGACACTGACATGTCTAATACCACcttgtattttaattaattatctaTGTACAAAGCTACACCtcccattttttattatttatgttaatatAATTGAACTCATATCCTTCATTGGAAAATCTGTTGCCTTCTCAGAGGTGAGCCAGGATTCAGATATTGCTATAACACTGAAGGACTTTTTTAGTTTATATAAATattctttgatattttgataGTTAACATAAAGGCTATGGCTGCTGAGATGAAAAATTGACCTTTCTTGATCTGAATTAAAGCATTGGATATAGTTATCAGTGTAGTAATGGCAGTTGTTCAAATAATCAAGGTAATGCTTGTCTGGATCAATATCTGTCTATAATCatgtgtatatttttgatttattactGGATTTTACAGCAGAAGTTGCCTTGTTGTCTTCTAGTTTCTCTGATATTTATCCAGCTCTTCCATTTGTCTGATGGGCAGGACCTTGGCTTCCTCCGGTGAACCGTTTAATTTGATGTAAATCTTGCAGTTTGAGGCCCATGTtggctgtattttcttttatttactgaGAAAACGTGCTCGTCTTGCTATATAATGTTATCTGCTATTTAGAGATCATTGACCTTCATCCCTTTCTTCATTAGTGTTTGCCTCTGTCACGGCCCAGACATATGATCGTGGCTTGGTTTCCAACCCACTAATTAAAACATCATTCATTCAACTGTTTTGTTCGAAGTCAGCCACACGATGTTCCAGGAGAGCTAGTTGCTTGTCTTTCTCAACATTCTGTCTCTTCAACTTTTTAACCTCCCCCATTAagttcattatttgtttttgttgctgtgagATTTTTGATATCTCATCAGACATAAAATTTAAggatttctttatttcctcaaaCTCTTCCTCTGTCATCGATCGGTTTTGcttcatatttctttttgacatttcgGTTTATACTGACAAAATCTGATGATTAGGTGTGGTAGGCCTGGCTCAGGActtctttagattttaataGCAAGTTGCATCCATTATTGTTGCACTACTGACATCTGTTCGATCCTAATATTTATTCCTCAAAATCTCCTAATGAGCCCCATATtcttttgaaaagcaaaacatcttCTCTTTTCCTTAATTACTATTTAACTGAGCAACTAcataatcaaatttaaattccCTATTAAAACGTAATCCTGTTTTTATAATCTTCTTTGATTCACATATTTcctacagctaataaaaacatgttccatTGTTTCTTCCATCTTAGAGTGTCATTTAATAAACTGTGACCAGATCTTATTCTATTTATAATTATCTCCTCCCTCCTGTTTATTCCTCTAATACTTATAACATCAACTGTGTAGCGGCCACTTGGAATAAACAGCCAGATGCTGGGAGTTCCAAACGGGTGCAGTTTAATCTGGACTTTAGACACCGTGAAAACTGtagcatgaaataaaagaatacaGAATTGTTGTACATGCTTAACTTTTGTATAAAATTAGCATATTAATGTTCACACATACGAATACGTGTTCCTTAGCTCGTCAATACAGTTtcgtttttaaacaaataaaccaatgacgttttactgtttttaaataaacatttcttattaTAAATCACAATTGCGCATATTCATACCTCATTCTGCTTTCCAAGGGCGCTATTTTAAcgattttctttagttttctaCAGGATCTAACGCTGACTCATCACGCTTAGCAAGAACAGGAAGTGCCGAACCATAAAACACACGAAGAAGAAATCTAGcgttattcaaaataaaagcacaaatgaaCCACTAGGTGTCACTGTTTGACTAATGAACAAGAAGgagaattttaacatttagtaGCCATTTACACTCCCACCAAATCCTGTCACAATGAATGAACAAAGTAACATATAAAGGGTAAATTAATTGAACAGGATTTCCTGACTCTACTAAATGAATATGTTTGCATAAACTATCAGGAAGTAAATGAACTGTACAAAAGTTGTTCTTCTGTTCTCATTAATTTTCCAAAAGAAGAACCAATTTCTGGATTGGCCTCTCAATAACTGAGGGTTTGGAAGAGGAATTTGACTTTCCCTCTCCAACTTGAACTTTGACTTGACGGACCAAGCCATCACTGCCTTGAACAGTTTCAACCACTCGTCCTAGTTGCCACTGATTCCTTGGAAGGTTATCATCTTTGATAATGACAATGTCCTCTTTTTTCAGGTTGCGCTGAGCTGAGTGCCATTTCTGTCTCATggaaatgttcaataaatattCTCTTTTCCAGCGACTCCAGAATTGTTCAATGAGATACTGGACTCTCCTCCACCTCTTTGTGGCATATAGGTCCTCTTTGACAAACACTCCAGGGGGAGGAAGAGCAATCTTAGATTTCATCATAATGAGATGGTTCGGTGTTATGGGCTCCAATGCTTGAGGATCATTGATTCCATCCACTGTTAATGGGCGGCTGTTGACAATAGCCATGGCCTCATACAGCAATGTTCTGAGGGAGGCGTCATCAAGTCGGCCTGAGCACTGTGCAAAGGCAGCATTCAACACgtttctgatggttctgatccgtCTTTCCCAGATACCACCTGCATGACTGGCAGAGGGGgaattgaaaacaaattcacactGTTTATCAGTCAAGAAAACTTCTAGTAACTTGGTGTCACATTGTTTCAGTGCTTGTGTGAACTCATTCTTGGCACCAACAAAATTAGAGCCTTGATCACAGTGCAGTTGTCGTACAGCTCCTCTAATGCTGATAAAGCATCTCAGTGCATTTATGAATGAGTCAGTCGACAGATCTTCAAGCATTTCGATATGGACAGCTCTAGAGTAGAGACATGTGAAAATTAGGCCATATCTTTTGTACTCTTTGCGGGCTTTCTTCACAAGGGCCAAAACAGTCCATGCCACTATATGTGAAAGGTGCAGAAGATTCGACACGTTCTTTAGGAAGGTCAGCCattctctgcttttctgttgGCCTCCTAAGttttctgcaaaacacacaatcGCGTATCAACTTGGCCACCACTTGCTGGGTAGTATCAATGGGTGCTTGACTTTAAGACAGAGAGATGACTGCTTTAATCTCCCACCCACACGGAGAAGTCCTTCAGACCAGATAGgatcaaaactgaaaagagCGCTGGTGTTTGGAATGTTCTTTTCACCTTCAAGCATCTTTATCTCATTTGGGAAGGCTTGTTGTTGTACAATCTTAATCACTGTTTCAGCAGCCTTTTCACGCTCTTCAACAGTCACATGTTCACCATGTCGTTGCTTTGAACCCAGTCTCTTGATTCTTGCAACCACCTTTAGAAGTGTTGTCCAAGAGGAAAACCGATTCAGGTGTTTGAGGATGTCATTACTGTCTTTGACTTCAGTTACAAGCACCTGAATTGTCTTTACTTCAGGATCACCGACAAGTAATTCTGGTGGATTGCTGGGTGTTAGGTGTAACTCATGCTCCCAAAGAAACCTCGGTCCTTGGAGCCAGTTGGTCGAATGAATATCTGAAGCACAAAGACCTCTGGATGCATAATCCGCAGGGTTTTCTGAGGTTTCAACATAATGCCACTGATTAGGATCACTGTTATTTCTAATCAGTTGAACACGGTTGGCAACAAATATGTGAAACCTGCGAGCATCTTTATTGATGTACCCTAGTACAACTCGTGAGTCAGTCCAGAAAAATTCTTGATCAATCTTCAGGTCAAGTTCACATTTTAGCATAACACTTACCTTTGTAGAAaccactgctgctgctagttCTAATCTTGGGATACTTGGGAGCAACCCTTGCCTTTGCTATCACAAGACTGCAATGGACTTCATATTTGTCATTTATGTACCTCAGGTAAGAACATGCACCATATCCTACACAACTGGCATCAGAAAAATGGTGCAGCTCTACTCTGACAATGTTGTGGAAGTCAGGGGGGTGATAACATCTTGGAATCGAGATCTCTTTCAATATCAGTAGATCATTTATCCATTTCTCCCACCGTGGCTTTATATCTTCTGGGAGAGGATCGTCCCATCCTATGCCTCTGTGACAAAGCTCTTGAAGGATAAGTTTTCCACTAAGGCTGAATGGAGCAATGAATCCAAGAGGGTCATAAAGCGAAGCAACGATGGACAAGCAGCTATGGCGGGTTGAAGGTTGATCCTTTAAGCTGATGTTAAAAACGAAGGTGTCGTTCTTTATCAACCACTGAATGCCGAGTGCACGCTCTGATGAGGCTGGATCCAAACCACGGGGCTCGATGGCTGCTGCTACTTCCGAAGGATCCAAGCAGGCGAGAGCAGCTTCCTTGTTTGAGTTGACTTTATAAAGCCGTAAGCCTCCTTTTTTACACAACTCTTGTGACTCAATGATCAGTTTCTTGGCTTCCTCAACTGATGGCACACTAACTAAGCCATCATCCACATAAAAAATTTTCTCAATAAATGTGGCTGCTTGAGGATAGTTAGTCTTGTGTTGCTGTGCCAGATGTTTTAACCCAAAATTAGCACATCCTGGAGATGATGCAGCTCCAAAGAGATGAACTGCCATTCTGTACTCCTGTGGTTCTTTCTCCAAATCTCCACCTTTCCACCAGAGGAATTTAAGATAATTCCTGGATTCAAGAGTGACAGAAAATTGGTAAAACATTCTTTCAATGTCACAAATTATTGCTATGGTCTCTTTCCTGAAGCGACATAGCACTCCTAACAAAGGATTGATTAAATCAGGCCCTGTAAGCAGTGTGTCATTAAGGGAAACACCATGGAATTTGGCtgaacagtcaaaaacaactCTCAGCTTATCTGGTTTTCTGGGATGGTAGATACCATGATGTGGAAGGTACCACTCTGTTTCTCCCTCAGATATTGTAGGGGCAGGCTCTGCATCACCCTTATTTATGGTTTCTTCCATGAATGTTTTGTATTGTTCATAGTAGTGTTTGTTGGcctttaattttttcttaagACACTGCAGGCGAACTTGGGCTAGTCTTTTGTTGTTCGGTAGATTAGGCGGATTGCTGCCTTTGAATGGGAGAGGCATTTCATAATGCCCGTCATCCTTCTGTGTGATGTTGTTACTGAGAAACTGTATAAAATTAACATCATCTTGGGACACATATTTATCTTCGTAGCTTCTCTCCATGAAATCCGATTCTAAGgtctttaaaatgtcagttGCCGATGGGATTGGTAGCTCCTTTACTGAGAGTCGATGCACAAAGCTTTGACTTCCTTGTCTGTCTAGGTGGGGATTTGATGAGCCTATTATACTCCATCCTAGTTCTGATCTCTGTGCAAAGGGTTGGTTTTGGTCACCTGTTATAACTTCAAGTGGAGCTAAAGCAGCTGGACAGTCGTATCCAATGAGAAGCCCTACATCACAGTCTTGAACAGGTGGTAACTTATCTGCCAAGTTTCTGAGATGAGGCCACATTAATGCAGTTTCTTTCGTTGGGATGTACGACTTGTCCACTGGGATAAAATCTCTGCTGTAAGCTTGATGTAGTTGGATGCGACTCTCAGAGTTAAGTCCTCGAACTTGTAGACCATGAACACTCTTGCTGGAAATGATTGTGTCGACAGCAGTCACAGTACTGAGTTTCAGCTTTGTTGGATGAGAATCCACATTCAATCTGTCAATGACATCTTCTAACACAAACGTTGAGTCACTTTGCGTGTCCAGCATTGCATATGTTAGTATTTCTCTATGTGGCTCTTGTAGTGAAGACACAAGTACTGGTACAATACTGGTGGTGGCAGAAGTATGCTGTGTTGATGTATGGGACACAACTCTGTGTGTTTCTTGGCTTGAAGGTTGTTCTGTGGAAGTGGAGCTATTTGTTGTTGTCTCCACaggtttttccttcctctcttcatGTAAGCAGGTTGGATGACGATGTCTGCATATATTGCATGTGTGTCGTCTCTTACAATCCTTGGTCACATGACCTCTTCTCAGGCAACCAAAGCAGAGTCGATTTTCATGTATGAATGTCCTTTTATCTTCAACACTCTTTGAAGCAAAAGCGGGACACCTGGTGATGCCATGGTCCTCACTTTTACAAACATAGCACAGTGATTTTGGTTTACAGCTATTTGTATCTTGTGCCCCATGACTGAAACCtttttgttgtgcatttgtgttGAAAGTTTTGGCTCTCTTTGGGGTTCTGTCATCTGCAAACTTGAAATTGCCGAACAGGGGTGAGGCGATGGGATTACACGCTATTTTTGCCTCTTTGCTCAAAAACTCTGTGAAGCATTTAAAATCTGGATAATCACCTGATTCATCAAGTTCATCCACAACTATTCGACTCCACTTGCGAACAATCCATTCAGGTAATTTTTTGAGCAACGTATGGTTTTCTTCACAGTCATTGAGGATAGCTAATCCCTTGACATGTGGAATTGCTTCTTTACAGCCTTGGAGGAAGTCAGAAAACCCGCGTAGTGCAAGTGAGTCATTTGCATTGATCTTTGGCCATCTTGCAAGCTTGTCACGAAAAGCTTTCTGTATAATGAACGCGTTGCCATATCTGTCCTGTAAGACTTTCCAAGCACCAATGTATGCACTTTCTGAGTCATGGTAAAAGAAACCTTCAACAGCTTTGCGTGCTTCTCCAGCAAGATAGTTTCTGAGATAAAACATCTTCTCACTAGCTGGGAGGGGCTTTCTGTCAATAAGAGTCATAAATGACATTTTCCAATCAGTAAACCTTAAAGGATCTCCACTGAATACTATGGGTTCAGGGACTGGTAAGCGACTCATGCTTAATGAGCTGGCAATTGCTTCAGCTAGATTGGATGTCTCTGGATTTGTTGTCACCTCTGGAGCTGATTGGTAAGGCTGGAACGATGTAGCATCTGGATTCAAGCAGGGTTTATCTCTAGAGAAGACAGGGTTAGTTCTGTAATTAAGATCTTCAACTTCTTTAACATTGCTTACACAGCGTTCAAATTCATCGTATGCTCTCACACGAGCTGCTGCTACAGctatttccttttcttcttttaaccGCTGCAGTTTTGCTCTTTCTTGATCCAGCTGTTGTTGCATTTCCACttctttttgcttcatttctgaCAGCATTTTTGACTCTTTAAGTTTCCATTCGTTTTCTAATTTTTGGAGCTGTGCTTgtgcttgaatttcttttgtgGCCTTTGATTGTTCCACTTTAGCAGCAAGCTCTGCTTGTGCATCTGCCTTGTTGTCATTAGTACTAGATGAGTTGGAATGGCTGCTTGAACCCTCTGATGATTTAGATGAGCTTACAGTTTCAGTTTGAGTGTGACCAAAGATAGATCCATATTCATCTTTGTTTAATGTTTCTCTTACTCTTTCTTTCTCAAGATGACTATTATAATCTTTATCAATAGTCTCTGTACGATTGTTTATGAGGtcacaaatttcttttgtgagcGTAACACAGGCTTCCATCTTTTTGACAATCTCTGCTGTGGTGTTACTGTTACGTAGAATGGGTTTGTACTGTAGTCTTACAGCATCATATTTTGCTTGAATGGTTTCCTGTAAATCATTGAGTTCTTCTAATGTACAGAGGGCCTTTAGTTTTTTCCTACTTTCTCTTGCCACCCACTTCCAAGAATCATAGACCTTGTGGAATGTTTTCTCACGTTTTTTGTTCTCTTGGATGTGCATCTCTTGGcctttttctgttagttttctttctctggagCTAGACCTGAGTGGCATGTCTACAGCATtatctgttttctctgttggaagtgacattttttttgctttcttcaaCTGCTTTGGGTTCACTGAAGACACACTACGCCAATTCAGTTATGTTGTGAGCTTGTTCATGTGATGGTCCACTTTAACTTTATGGTTTATCTTGCC contains the following coding sequences:
- the LOC122831155 gene encoding uncharacterized protein LOC122831155, whose amino-acid sequence is MSLPTEKTDNAVDMPLRSSSRERKLTEKGQEMHIQENKKREKTFHKVYDSWKWVARESRKKLKALCTLEELNDLQETIQAKYDAVRLQYKPILRNSNTTAEIVKKMEACVTLTKEICDLINNRTETIDKDYNSHLEKERVRETLNKDEYGSIFGHTQTETVSSSKSSEGSSSHSNSSSTNDNKADAQAELAAKVEQSKATKEIQAQAQLQKLENEWKLKESKMLSEMKQKEVEMQQQLDQERAKLQRLKEEKEIAVAAARVRAYDEFERCVSNVKEVEDLNYRTNPVFSRDKPCLNPDATSFQPYQSAPEVTTNPETSNLAEAIASSLSMSRLPVPEPIVFSGDPLRFTDWKMSFMTLIDRKPLPASEKMFYLRNYLAGEARKAVEGFFYHDSESAYIGAWKVLQDRYGNAFIIQKAFRDKLARWPKINANDSLALRGFSDFLQGCKEAIPHVKGLAILNDCEENHTLLKKLPEWIVRKWSRIVVDELDESDPDCRSGSSPEPRQAKARITD